Below is a window of Leucobacter chromiiresistens DNA.
GAGGAGGGCGACGGGCGGCCCTGGTGGGATCCGTTCGGCTGGTTCAACGATGCGGAGGACCCCGATGAGCGGGTCTCCGACAACATCCTCGACGACGACGCCTTCGACCCCGACGACGTGGCGCAGGGCAGCATCGGCGACTGCTTCATGCTGAGCTCGGTCGTGGCGCTGCTGAACACCGACGCCGGCGACGCGTTCATCCGCGACCACGTGCGCTGGGACGCCGAGCGGGAGGGGTACTGGGTCACCCTCTACGCGAACGGGGAGCCCGAAGAGGTCTTCGTCGAGTACGTCTTCGACAACGGGGCGAAGCAGAGCGACTGGGACTGGTGGATCTTCGGCGGCGACAAGCCGTCGATCGCCGCCCTCTACGAGGCGGCCATCCGTCAGGAGTACGGGTACGACTTCATCGACGGCGGCGTGCCCGCCGAGGCGATGGAGATCATCACCGGGCACCCGGTCGACGTCATCGAGAACGGCAACTACGCAGGCCTCGACGCCGATCAGGTCGACGAGCTGCGCGACGTGCTCGACGACGGCGGGCAGGTCGTCATCTCGTCTCCCCGGAGCGGCGACCACCAGATCACGGTCACCGACCCCGACGGGAACTCCCGCGAGGTCGACGTCGTCACCTCGCACTCGTACGTGATCACCCGCATCGACCCCGACGGGAGCGTGTGGATGCGCAACCCGTGGGGCCCCGGCAACAGCGCCGACGGCGGCGGCGAGTTCCGCGTCAGTGCTGCGGACGTCGAGGATCTGTTCTGGCGGGCGACGATGACGAACGTCACGGAGTAGCGCGCTCGGAACGGGAGCGGCGTACAGGCGCTCGGAACGGGTGCGCACGACGAAGCCCCCGGATCCTGATCGGATCCGGGGGCTTCGTCGCACCCGCAGGTGATGCGCGAGTCGAGCGCGGAGCTCAGCCGACGCGGCGGCGGCGGGCCAGCGCGAGCCCGCCGACGAGCCCGCCCATCAGCAGCAGTGCGCCGCCGAGGAGAGCTGCGGGAGCCGAGTCCGCACCGGTGGTGGCGAGCCCGCCGCCCGAACCGGAGCCGGTGCCGGCGGGTGCTGCGGGATCACCCGGCGCTGCG
It encodes the following:
- a CDS encoding C2 family cysteine protease, which codes for MSGFGDPAAVETAAASLRSGAQAAERARNEAARARPDTWTGAAADAYRAALERTLPETLNIADALDAAGSTLRRYAAVQREAASAFAEAQDDVDRSARALRGNPLDLGAALTGLRAEFAATAALGQLQEAAATAAAELRAAIGEEGDGRPWWDPFGWFNDAEDPDERVSDNILDDDAFDPDDVAQGSIGDCFMLSSVVALLNTDAGDAFIRDHVRWDAEREGYWVTLYANGEPEEVFVEYVFDNGAKQSDWDWWIFGGDKPSIAALYEAAIRQEYGYDFIDGGVPAEAMEIITGHPVDVIENGNYAGLDADQVDELRDVLDDGGQVVISSPRSGDHQITVTDPDGNSREVDVVTSHSYVITRIDPDGSVWMRNPWGPGNSADGGGEFRVSAADVEDLFWRATMTNVTE